One Gossypium raimondii isolate GPD5lz chromosome 3, ASM2569854v1, whole genome shotgun sequence genomic window carries:
- the LOC105797291 gene encoding protein SOB FIVE-LIKE 5, whose protein sequence is MNLSASQCGSGCESGWTFYLCQSSYSQTRCQNFGGNFDEVYGVKGARFGVEDEEEGLSMVSDASSGPRHYYCQDYVECLDENRSFCSHPVNPEPANKTSKNKKKMKEHCSNNQQHSYLDDTASSPVTSFSEKNINKDASMELLDFSQGFSGTHFKGKSSSFQKKLGFLKTGKAGSKNLQGRSKE, encoded by the exons ATGAATTTATCAGCTTCACAATGTGGTAGTGGTTGTGAATCTGGTTGGACTTTCTACTTATGTCAATCCTCTTACTCTCAAACCCGGTGTCAAAATTTTGGCGGCAACTTTGATGAGGTTTATGGGGTGAAAGGAGCTAGATTCGGGGTTGAAGATGAAGAGGAGGGTTTATCCATGGTGTCTGATGCATCTTCTGGTCCAAGACATTATTACTGCCAAGATTATGTGGAATGCCTCGATGAAAATAGAAGCTTTTGTTCTCATCCTGTAAATCCTGAACCAGCTAACAAAACcagcaaaaacaaaaagaagatgaaagaaCATTGTAGCAATAATCAACAACATTCTTATCTAGATGACACTGCCAGCTCTCCTGTAACAAGCTTTTCCGAG AAGAACATCAACAAAGATGCTTCAATGGAGTTGTTGGACTTTTCACAAGGCTTTTCGGGTACACATTTTAAG GGCAAATCATCATCATTCCAGAAAAAACTTGGTTTCCTAAAAACTGGAAAAGCAGGTTCGAAAAACCTGCAG GGAAGAAGCAAGGAATGA